One Actinospica robiniae DSM 44927 genomic region harbors:
- a CDS encoding DeoR/GlpR family DNA-binding transcription regulator: MGKAEDLLATVLPEERRLQVAALLRRDTRVRVEELADRFAVSGETIRRDLKVLEDRGVARRVYGGAVATDGGWLRSEDLHDARRAQRAIASAAASLVEPGETVMLGLGSLVTETARALPSSFAGRALCASVPAATVLAARPGIEVHLAGGLLRRPDLACTDDSAERFFDRFFARRAFLAADGLDPRAGLTCAHLEEVPVHRALIRQAAECYVLADAPKLGTVAVGRVAGLAELAGIITDDAADPDLVQALEHGGARILIAPQVPRSG; the protein is encoded by the coding sequence ATGGGTAAGGCCGAGGACCTGCTCGCCACAGTGCTGCCGGAGGAGCGCCGGCTTCAGGTGGCGGCCCTGCTGCGGCGCGACACCCGGGTGCGGGTGGAGGAGCTCGCCGACCGGTTCGCGGTGTCCGGGGAGACGATCCGGCGCGACCTGAAGGTGCTCGAGGACCGCGGCGTCGCCCGGCGCGTCTACGGCGGCGCGGTCGCCACGGACGGCGGCTGGCTGCGCAGCGAGGACCTGCACGACGCCCGCCGGGCCCAGCGGGCCATCGCGTCGGCCGCGGCGTCGCTGGTCGAGCCCGGCGAAACCGTGATGCTCGGGCTCGGCTCGCTGGTGACCGAGACGGCCCGGGCGCTCCCGTCGAGTTTCGCCGGCCGGGCGCTGTGCGCCTCGGTCCCCGCCGCGACCGTCCTGGCCGCCCGCCCCGGCATCGAGGTGCACCTGGCCGGCGGCCTGCTCCGCCGCCCCGACCTGGCTTGCACCGACGACTCGGCCGAGCGCTTCTTCGACCGCTTCTTCGCCCGCCGCGCCTTCCTCGCCGCCGACGGCCTGGACCCGCGGGCCGGACTGACCTGCGCCCACCTCGAAGAGGTGCCGGTGCACCGGGCCCTGATCCGCCAAGCCGCGGAGTGCTACGTCCTCGCCGACGCGCCGAAGCTCGGCACCGTCGCGGTCGGCCGGGTGGCGGGCCTCGCCGAGCTCGCCGGCATCATCACCGACGACGCGGCCGACCCCGACCTCGTCCAAGCCCTCGAACACGGCGGCGCCCGGATCCTGATCGCGCCGCAGGTCCCCCGTTCGGGCTAA
- a CDS encoding AI-2E family transporter translates to MDQQGRHAVSPGLRRASEYAWRLLILGVAVYVVFRLALRFELVFVALFIALILSSLLRPPVNTLGRHMPRALALVTTAVGALAVLAGVAWLVEYSVAEQSSDLGDEFRGGINQIKQWLEGPPFHVKASTLSDLQSKIGTYISQHRSSLLSQAINEASRVVDVVTVLALAVFCSVFFTHSGVQIWRWFLRQVPEQVRDLWDRCGQTAWHTFAGYTRGIIMVAAANAVMVGVSLKLLQVPLVLPLTLLEFLASFVPLVGSPIAMAVATIVALASRGVTTAVVVLVLIVVFGQIEGHVLQPFVMGWAVRLHPVAVAVCVIAGTIVAGLLGAVVAVPLVSIAWAVTKVLRGRADPSDGDPGPGPGNIEGIPPGRSPEPSTGEA, encoded by the coding sequence ATGGATCAGCAGGGCCGACACGCGGTGAGCCCAGGACTGCGCCGGGCCTCCGAGTACGCCTGGCGGCTGCTGATCCTCGGCGTGGCCGTCTACGTGGTCTTTCGGCTCGCGCTGCGGTTCGAGCTGGTGTTCGTGGCGCTGTTCATCGCACTGATCCTCAGCTCGCTGCTGCGGCCGCCGGTCAACACGCTCGGCCGGCACATGCCGCGGGCGCTGGCGCTGGTGACCACCGCGGTCGGCGCGCTCGCGGTGCTGGCCGGAGTGGCCTGGCTGGTGGAGTACTCGGTGGCGGAGCAGAGCAGCGACCTCGGCGACGAGTTCCGCGGCGGGATCAACCAGATCAAACAGTGGCTGGAGGGGCCGCCGTTCCACGTGAAGGCCAGCACGCTCTCCGACCTGCAGAGCAAGATCGGCACCTACATCTCGCAGCACCGCTCGTCGCTGCTCTCCCAGGCGATCAACGAGGCGAGCCGGGTGGTGGACGTGGTCACGGTGCTCGCGCTGGCCGTGTTCTGCTCGGTGTTCTTCACCCATTCGGGCGTGCAGATCTGGCGCTGGTTCCTACGCCAGGTGCCGGAGCAGGTCAGGGACCTGTGGGACCGCTGCGGCCAGACGGCGTGGCACACCTTCGCCGGATACACCCGCGGGATCATCATGGTCGCGGCGGCGAACGCGGTGATGGTGGGCGTCTCGCTGAAACTGCTTCAGGTGCCGCTGGTGCTGCCGCTGACGCTGCTGGAGTTCCTGGCCAGCTTCGTCCCGCTGGTCGGTTCGCCGATCGCGATGGCGGTGGCCACGATCGTGGCGCTGGCCTCGCGGGGGGTGACCACGGCGGTGGTCGTGCTGGTGCTGATCGTGGTGTTCGGCCAGATCGAGGGGCACGTGCTGCAGCCGTTCGTGATGGGCTGGGCGGTGCGGCTGCACCCGGTGGCGGTGGCGGTGTGCGTGATCGCCGGGACCATCGTGGCCGGCCTGCTCGGCGCGGTGGTGGCGGTGCCGCTGGTCTCGATCGCGTGGGCGGTGACGAAGGTGCTGCGCGGTCGCGCGGATCCGAGCGACGGCGACCCCGGTCCCGGCCCCGGGAACATCGAGGGGATTCCGCCGGGCCGCTCGCCCGAGCCCTCGACCGGCGAGGCCTGA
- a CDS encoding metallophosphoesterase family protein, producing MVNGLANGTDSPSGRLWAISDLHVALAENQRFAEALEPASPADWLLVAGDVAETVGTVARTLEVLAGRFAQVVWVPGNHELWTHPSDPVQLRGDERYQHIVSLCRQSGVLTPEDPYPIWPHGKSGPVVIAPLFVLYDYSFMPEGARSPEEGLAIAHEAGIVATDEYLLHPDPYPGRAEWCAARAQYSEKRLAEIDPSLPTVLVNHFPLVREPTRILRYPEFAQWCGTTRTADWHLRFRAEAVVYGHLHIPRTTWHDGVRFEEVSLGYPREWGRRDRRPALRQILPA from the coding sequence GTGGTTAATGGTCTTGCGAACGGTACCGACAGCCCGAGCGGCCGGCTGTGGGCTATCAGTGATCTGCATGTCGCTCTGGCGGAGAATCAACGCTTCGCCGAAGCGCTCGAACCCGCCTCGCCGGCCGACTGGCTGCTGGTCGCGGGCGACGTGGCGGAGACGGTCGGCACCGTCGCGCGCACGCTGGAAGTGCTCGCGGGCCGGTTCGCTCAAGTGGTGTGGGTGCCGGGTAACCACGAGTTGTGGACGCACCCGAGCGACCCGGTGCAGCTGCGCGGCGACGAACGTTATCAGCACATTGTCTCCCTCTGTCGGCAATCGGGTGTGCTGACGCCGGAGGATCCGTATCCGATCTGGCCGCACGGGAAGTCCGGTCCGGTGGTGATCGCACCCTTATTCGTGCTCTACGACTATTCGTTCATGCCGGAGGGCGCCCGCTCGCCCGAGGAGGGCCTGGCGATCGCGCACGAGGCCGGAATCGTCGCGACGGACGAGTATCTGCTGCATCCGGATCCTTATCCGGGCCGGGCGGAATGGTGCGCGGCTCGAGCGCAGTACTCGGAGAAGCGGCTGGCCGAGATCGATCCGTCCCTGCCGACGGTACTGGTCAACCACTTTCCCCTCGTCAGGGAACCGACCAGGATCCTGCGTTACCCGGAGTTCGCGCAGTGGTGCGGGACGACGCGGACCGCGGACTGGCACCTGCGCTTCCGGGCCGAAGCGGTCGTGTACGGGCACTTGCACATTCCCCGGACGACGTGGCACGACGGTGTGCGCTTCGAAGAGGTCTCCCTCGGCTACCCGCGCGAGTGGGGGCGTCGGGATCGGCGGCCCGCGCTGCGGCAGATCCTGCCCGCCTGA
- a CDS encoding sensor histidine kinase: MGGRGDALRRTMLRDLPRTVGQGLTESLLALFGGVPLLVLSLVGVGLVPLGVGLLLAPAALHGVRSLAQLRRRRAAQWLGAPVAEPYRADQRHVFRDPATWRDLLWLAVNIPVGLALGLVPLIFVGGGINFVVLGTVWGFSMWPDPMISILAFLLAALLLCLAPAAGRGALKLNALVSSGMLAPSRRALAARVEGLTRSRAEVRDASALELRRIERDLHDGAQARLAALGLSIGLAEQLVHQNPDEAVQILTEARASSGQALADLRSLVRGILPPVLAERGLEGAVAALAAALPLPVEVRFEPGVAMPEPAESALYFAIAEALANVAKHSEARRAVVRVGNTGQGSAARIVARIEDDGVGGADPAAGSGLRGVERRLAAFDGVVAVASPAGGPTVVTLEVPCGY, from the coding sequence ATGGGCGGACGAGGGGACGCGCTGCGGCGCACCATGCTGCGGGACCTGCCGCGCACGGTGGGGCAAGGGCTGACCGAGTCGCTGCTCGCGCTGTTCGGCGGCGTCCCGCTGCTCGTCCTGTCGCTGGTCGGAGTCGGCCTGGTGCCGCTCGGCGTCGGCCTGCTGCTCGCGCCGGCCGCGCTGCACGGGGTCCGTTCACTCGCGCAGCTGAGACGCCGACGAGCGGCGCAGTGGCTCGGCGCGCCGGTCGCCGAGCCCTACCGGGCGGATCAGCGCCACGTTTTCCGGGATCCGGCGACGTGGCGGGATCTGCTCTGGCTGGCCGTCAACATCCCGGTCGGGTTGGCCCTCGGACTGGTCCCGCTGATCTTCGTCGGCGGCGGGATCAACTTCGTCGTGCTGGGCACGGTCTGGGGGTTCTCCATGTGGCCGGACCCGATGATCTCGATCCTCGCGTTTCTCCTCGCCGCGCTCCTGCTGTGCCTCGCGCCCGCGGCCGGCCGCGGCGCGCTCAAGCTGAACGCGCTGGTCAGCTCGGGCATGCTGGCGCCGAGCCGCCGGGCGCTGGCCGCACGGGTCGAGGGGCTGACCCGGTCGCGGGCCGAGGTGCGCGACGCGTCGGCGTTGGAGCTGCGGCGGATCGAGCGCGATCTGCACGACGGCGCGCAGGCCCGGCTGGCCGCGCTCGGGCTGAGCATCGGGCTGGCCGAGCAGCTGGTCCACCAGAACCCTGACGAGGCCGTACAGATCCTGACCGAGGCCCGGGCCTCGAGCGGGCAGGCGCTGGCGGACCTGCGCAGCCTGGTGCGCGGGATCCTGCCGCCGGTGCTGGCCGAACGCGGCCTGGAGGGGGCGGTCGCGGCGCTGGCGGCCGCGCTGCCGCTGCCGGTCGAGGTGCGCTTCGAGCCGGGGGTCGCAATGCCCGAACCCGCGGAGTCCGCGCTCTACTTCGCCATAGCCGAGGCGCTCGCGAACGTGGCCAAGCACAGCGAGGCCCGGCGGGCCGTGGTGCGGGTGGGCAACACCGGGCAGGGCTCCGCGGCCCGGATCGTGGCCCGGATCGAGGACGACGGCGTGGGCGGCGCCGACCCGGCGGCCGGCAGCGGGCTGCGCGGCGTGGAGCGTAGGCTCGCCGCGTTCGACGGCGTCGTGGCCGTCGCGAGCCCGGCCGGCGGCCCGACCGTGGTGACATTGGAGGTACCGTGCGGGTATTGA
- a CDS encoding LuxR C-terminal-related transcriptional regulator, with product MRVLIAEDQVLLRDGLIRLLTAFEMEVVAAVDNGPELERALVELRPDVSVVDVRLPPTFTNEGLSAAIAGRARVPGLPILILSQHVEPLYARELLSDGGHGLGYLLKDRVSDVRRFVEAVRAVAEGGTAMDPEVITALLLRRSREAPLLSLTAREREVLAVMAEGRTNAGIAARLVVSEKAVSKHINNIFMKLGLYPDEDDNRRVLAVLAYLNG from the coding sequence GTGCGGGTATTGATCGCCGAGGACCAGGTCCTGCTCCGGGACGGCCTCATCAGGCTGCTGACGGCCTTCGAGATGGAGGTGGTCGCGGCCGTCGACAACGGGCCCGAGCTCGAGCGGGCGCTGGTCGAGCTGCGACCCGACGTCTCGGTGGTGGACGTGCGGCTGCCGCCGACCTTCACGAACGAGGGGCTGAGCGCGGCCATCGCCGGTCGGGCCCGGGTCCCCGGCCTGCCGATCCTGATCCTCTCCCAGCACGTGGAGCCGCTCTACGCCCGCGAACTGCTCTCCGACGGCGGGCACGGGCTCGGCTATCTGCTCAAGGACCGGGTCTCGGACGTGCGCCGCTTCGTCGAGGCGGTGCGCGCGGTGGCCGAGGGCGGCACCGCGATGGATCCCGAGGTCATCACGGCCCTGCTGCTGCGGCGCTCGCGCGAGGCACCGCTGCTGAGCCTGACCGCGCGCGAGCGGGAGGTGCTGGCGGTGATGGCGGAAGGGCGCACCAACGCCGGGATCGCGGCACGGCTGGTGGTCTCGGAGAAGGCCGTGAGCAAACACATCAACAACATCTTCATGAAGCTCGGCCTGTACCCCGACGAAGACGACAACCGCCGCGTGCTCGCCGTGCTCGCCTACCTCAACGGCTGA
- a CDS encoding acyl carrier protein, with translation MLEFGSSPYEAPVDTVGELVREITAEVLRDFKPGARWCVDPARSFRDQGLDSLARTEVRVRLAARTGLDLPANLTRLYQSPAAVADYLRDRIIEPEAA, from the coding sequence ATGCTCGAGTTCGGATCATCCCCGTACGAGGCCCCGGTCGATACCGTGGGGGAGTTGGTGCGCGAAATCACCGCCGAGGTGTTGCGCGATTTCAAGCCGGGCGCCCGCTGGTGCGTCGACCCGGCCCGTTCCTTCCGAGATCAGGGCCTCGATTCCCTGGCCCGGACCGAGGTCCGGGTCCGGCTGGCCGCCCGCACCGGGCTCGATCTGCCGGCGAACCTGACCCGGCTGTACCAGAGTCCGGCCGCCGTGGCCGATTACCTCAGGGATCGGATCATTGAGCCTGAGGCCGCATAG
- a CDS encoding ribose-phosphate diphosphokinase produces MRDIAVFSGSAHRELAAEVCSHLGVPLHPVRVSRFSTDCLEVQLQENCRERDVFLIQPLVTPVQEHLVELLLMLDAARGASAARTTVVMPYYAYARSDKKDAPRISIGARLVADLLVTAGAGRVLAMALHSPQVHGFFSVPVDHLHALRELALHFRQYDLGNAVVVSPDLGNVKEAAAFGRLLGLPVAAGAKQRLADDRVVITSVIGEIAGRDVIVLDDEIAKGSTVLEVLDRLRDLGAASVRVACTHGLFASGALKRLSDQPDVLEIVCTNTVPLPPVEERTEKLTVLSVAPALAEAVRRIHNGESVSALFQAPLG; encoded by the coding sequence TCCGGGTCAGCCGCTTCTCCACCGACTGCCTCGAGGTCCAGCTGCAGGAGAACTGCCGCGAGCGGGACGTCTTCCTGATCCAGCCCCTGGTGACGCCGGTTCAGGAGCACCTCGTCGAGCTGCTGCTGATGCTCGACGCCGCGCGGGGCGCCTCGGCCGCCCGCACCACCGTGGTCATGCCCTACTACGCCTACGCCCGCTCGGACAAGAAGGACGCGCCCCGCATCTCCATAGGGGCCCGGCTGGTGGCCGACCTGCTGGTGACGGCCGGGGCCGGCCGGGTGCTGGCGATGGCGCTGCACTCCCCGCAGGTGCACGGGTTCTTCAGCGTGCCGGTGGACCACCTGCACGCGCTGCGCGAGCTCGCCCTGCACTTCCGCCAGTACGACCTCGGCAACGCGGTCGTGGTCTCGCCCGACCTCGGCAACGTCAAGGAGGCGGCCGCGTTCGGGCGGCTGCTCGGGCTGCCGGTGGCGGCCGGGGCCAAGCAGCGGCTGGCCGACGACCGGGTGGTGATCACCTCCGTGATCGGCGAGATCGCCGGGCGGGACGTGATCGTGCTCGACGACGAGATCGCCAAGGGCAGCACCGTGCTCGAGGTACTCGACCGGCTGCGCGACCTCGGCGCCGCCTCGGTCCGGGTGGCCTGCACGCACGGGCTGTTCGCGTCCGGCGCGCTCAAGCGGCTGAGCGACCAGCCGGACGTGCTGGAGATCGTGTGCACCAACACGGTGCCGCTGCCGCCGGTCGAGGAGCGCACGGAGAAGTTGACGGTCCTCTCGGTGGCGCCGGCGCTGGCCGAGGCGGTGCGCCGGATCCACAACGGCGAGTCCGTCAGCGCCCTGTTCCAGGCCCCGCTCGGGTAG